The Fibrobacter sp. DNA window GGAAAAGAATGGAACGGGGTCCGCATCTGTTGGGGGCTCGTAATTGGGATCTTTGCGCTTTTGTTCTTTCGTGTATTCATAATCCCTATGTGCGGAATAAACAAAAATGGGAATATTCACGGCTAATCCTATTCCTCCGGCAATGAAAAATGCTGTGGACATCCCTTTATAGCGCCGCCCTATATGTGTGCTGCGCTCGGCCTTCTTTAAGTAATATGCGTCCAAAGAGTCTTGTGGTGTACTATAGACATACTCTACAGGACCGTTTGAAAAATAATGATCGGGCGGCTGCTGCGCATTAGCCAGAAGCGCTCCCCAAAATACAAGAAAAATAATTATGCGATTCATTATCAACAATGATAACTTTTTTTCTAGCAAACGAAACGCAAAATTTTTTTATCCTCTTGTGAAAATTTAGAGGTTTTTCACTTTTTCAAAGCGGAGGCCAACTTATTCGTTTACATAGAACGTGAACGGGATTGTGACGTTTCCACCGGCCTTGCTTTTCGGAAACATCCAGCTACTCACCGCTTTTACAATGTCTGCGTCAAATTCTGGATAGTCCGTCGTAGAAGACTTGACGTCAACATTTTCTACGGCGCCACTTGCAG harbors:
- a CDS encoding TonB family protein, which encodes MGQLQLTKHPVFKGTIVLNLKIAASGAVENVDVKSSTTDYPEFDADIVKAVSSWMFPKSKAGGNVTIPFTFYVNE